In Setaria viridis chromosome 5, Setaria_viridis_v4.0, whole genome shotgun sequence, the genomic stretch ccacgGCAATAGTCAACCGGCGAGCACACCGAGCGTCCATGTGGAGGGACACGACAGTGGCGGCTGAGGAGGGCTCTCCCACCACCTCCGTCGCTGCCGCCTCAGGACCTGCCGGAGTCGTCCAAGTCCAGAGACCTGGAAAGGATGGAGCTTGATGACGACTTGCCTGTGGGACATCCTCTTCTCCATCCGGACCATGAGGTCTTCTACCTCTCGCGGTTGGCTGAGATGGACGCTGAGGAGGAGAAGCTGCGCTTTGCCCTCTTAGCATCGGTGCACGGTGGACGTTAGCCCATCTCCATCGAGGCCATACGTCGCGCCATTCAAGACCTCCCCAAATCCCGCGATGACAACTTTGTGGTGCGGCGCTTCACCCCGGAGAGCTTCTTGGTCATCTTCGGGATGGCGCCATGCGTGGAGGGAGCATGCCAGTGAGGGCCATACGCCTCTTCTTCCGACCTTGGACCAGGCTCGTACAGGCTGAGTCTGATGTTTTGCACATCCTAAAAGATTGCGGGGATCCCGGCGCATGCGGCGGCCACTACTGATCCCATGCTGTTCAAATTTGGGGCTCCCTTCCAGAAGTTGATGCGGCCGCAAACACAAGGCACAGACGAGCCACCGTCGAAGACGCCACCGGCCACGTGCAAGACCTACAGATGCCGGCCGCGCAGCACTGCAGCTCCGTCCTTGGTCCGAGCCGCCTTGCCAACGCCCGCTGCGCTCAACTTTGACCCGGCTGAGGATCCTGCAATCAGCTCACATAGAGCCGAGCCAGGTCACGGGCCGACAGCTGAGCCCGAGCCAGGACAGATCTTGGATGGGCCATCCATGGCACCCCCACAAGGCCCAAAGGCTCCAAGGAGGCCCAACGAACATAGCGAGGCAAGGAAATGGGCCAGATTGCAGCCCAACCTCAGCTTGGAGGAAGCCAAGACAGCCATTGCAAACTTCCTCACTAGTGTGAGCCAGGCACTGCAGGTGTCGCTGGCCTCCTTGCCATCCAGGGGAAGCGGAAACACGGCGGTGACCCCATCGACGCCAGCCCCGAAACTGCGACGCAGTGGAAGGTTGGCTAAACAACTGCTGAACTCCACCGTGCGCGCCTCCAAGAAGGGTCCTCATCATGCAGAAGCTGGGTCTCTGCCAGGTGGACGGATCGCTACTAGGACAGCCTTGCCCTCAGCTCGCGTCGGTGTTCCGGGGACCCTGAACGCTACCTACTTCAAGCAATCCGTGACATCTTCCCTGCGGCTTAGGTCCTCTCCGATGCTGACCTGATGGCTGCGGCCGTGCAGGCAGGGGGCGCAATCAGCGTTTGCTGATAGCCGAGCGGCTCACCGGGTTGTTCTCGTTCCATGGATCAGCAAAACTATAATGTCTTGGTGTGGAACGCTCGCGGGTTGAATGCGCGAAGTCGCCACGACAATCTCCACGAGGTCGTGAATCGTTGTAATGCTTCCATCGTCTGCATTCAGGAAACTAAACTATCTGTAATCTCACTTTTCTTAATCAATGAAATGCTCGGAACTCGGTTCACGAGCTTTGCTTACTTACCATCGATTAGGGCTAGCGGCAGCATTCTAATTTCTTGCTGCGGTCCAGAATCCTTCTGTACACTGCAGAAGGGCCTGGACTCCGTCGTCATGGTGATCACCTAGACCATCTGGAAGGAGAGCAACGCTAGGACTTTTGACAGCCGACCTAGCATCAACGAGAGTCAACTGGTGGACATCATCGTCAAGGAAGGTCCACTGTGGGTTGAGGCCGGAGCCAAGCATATGGCTGCTCTGGGATGGTCGGCAAAAAGGACAGTAGGTCTGCTAGGTGGTTCGGTCTAGCTGCCTAGAATCTGTTCTTGGGTTGTAATAGTTAGCCATATAAGTGTCAAGTGCGCTTAAAACCGTGTGCGTGTACTTAGCTGGCTCATGTTGTAACTTGTAACTACATTTCATATTCTTAATACAATggtatgcagctctcctgcgtattcttgaaaaaaaaaactttgattGGTCTACCTTGGTGGTGCATTATACCATGTTGGTAACCCCAACATTGCATGTCCTATTTGTGCATATTTTTGTCTATTTAAAGGCATGGGCATTTTACATGTGTGGTTTGGCTAATCGGCATAATATTTATGTCACCGTTATTATTGTTACCAGTTTGATGTCATCACGCACCAAGAGCTTTTTCCATCAGCATACAGCAACACACCGACAAAAAGAaagtgtttggtttgaggaagtACCTCGTTTATGATTATTACCTGAAAAAAGGGATGTGATGGATCAACTTGTTCTATTTttcaaatcaaacaaaaacgTGAGAAATAAGAGGATGACGGATCATCCTATTTCTtaaaccaaacacctcctagAGGTTTCTCACTGCCATCTCGAGTAGGACAAATTGAACAGGACCATTGACACCATGTTTGATTACTTCGCTAATGTTTCTTTTTCGTCTTCATCTATCTAATAAATGTATCCTAAGGTCGTTGGTCAAAGAAGTCGAACTCGCACTTCTGAACTGATGGATTGGAGCATGAGAATGGACGGGGTTTGTCAACTATGTACTGCACCTTTGTTAAAACAAAGGGACTATGCACTGCACCCAAATTGGCTAAAGTTGTCAAGAACCAGTAGAAAGTACGTGCGTACTGCTACATACACATAGTTAAGTACGTAGCTTTCCGTATTCTCATATCAAACCACACATCCATCGTGAATCCTGACTGCTTTTGATGCACGCCCGGTCGTAGCCACATTTCACACATCCGGATAAGATACAGTCGACAGAAATAGTGGATCACAACTCGATCATGGAGACAACATGTATAGTAGATTAATGAAACCAAGTTTGATTTGGTTCGTTTTTCCTCCCGGCCGGGCTTGGGTAAAGATAGTCAAACAAACTGCGCTCAACGGACAGACACGGATATTTGAGAGAGCGacagcgagagagagagagcggtaCTGAACTGAGAGTGCAGCCATGAGCCATCCATAATAAACTACTACTCCCACGCAAGTAGGGCTGTCAAAAAAAAGCTTGAATCGATCGTGTTCAGCTCGTCTCAGACTTGTTTCGAAATCGGCTCAGATTTCTGAACGAGCCAAGCTCAAGTCTAACTTAAAACTTGTGAGCTTTTCGAGCTCGAGATCGAAAAGCTCGAGTAAGCTCGTACACTACGATTGGTCATGGTCTATGAggtgtatacatatatatactctAATTTTCTTGTCTAATTGTAGTGTGCAAGTCTCAACGTCCACAAGTAATGCAATGATTCTAATCCAATTACTATATAGACATTATTGAACTATGTTTATGAATTGTATAAATCTCAAAACTCGTGAATTGCTCGTGGTTGACTCAACATAATCTCGACTCGAGATCAGCTCGAATCATAAACGAGCCAAACTTGAGCCTAACTCTAACTCTAAGCTCGGATGGCTTTGAGGCTCCGCTCGATACTCTTACAAGCGGAGGCGATGAGGGCGCTCAAGCTCGGCTCGTTTACAGCCCTACACGCAAGTACGTGATGGAACCTAACCACTTGACCAACAGGCAGCTTTCTTTTGATGCGCCCAACCCTGAGCACCACTTGATAATTACAACACATAAAGTTATAAACgtacatatatataataatcCGCGATTAGGCATCATGTGGGAGGTTTGACCGGTGTCTAGCCCCCGCCAATGGCGTCGCGAGCAGGCGTCCATCCACGCAGCATAGAAAAGCTAGCAACCGCCGCGTGCTTATCCGTCCACACCCTCCGTCGCATCCCAGCTGAAAAGATCGTGGCGCATGTGGTGTGGGCGTGCTGTTGTTTGTGACCTGGTGACGCCTACTACTTCCTCCGGCGTACTCCCCAAGCAGCGGGATTAACTAATCGGCGATCGGGGTTAGGATCGGAGCTGGGCAGATGAATATCTTCTCCCTCCGCGTTGCGTTGCGTTGCGTTTGCGTTGCTTCTTGATCCGGAAAGCTACAGACTAATGACAACAGGGCCGCCCATGCTGCCCAACTTGTCGATTTCACAACAGTGGTAGTAGACTGGTAGTGGTGTGCTTCCGTGGTAAGCTAACCATCGAGGTGGTCTTTGCAGTTTAGCCCTGGATATGTTGACGTAATCGCACATTTTCTTTGCACCCCTTGGCGGCACTGGGATTTACATCCGGTATATGTGGATTGGACAAATATCCACCTTAATCTCTCTCAATCAACACATATGACTGGTCTGGCCGGAACAATGCAAACGACCGATCGTATAATTTTTCAATGCCCAATGGCAATCTTTCTTCGGACTTTTATCAAAGAAACCTTAACTTTGGGGGAGATTCCGATCCTGTTTGAACTTAACTAAAGAGATAATGAGAGACATGAGAAATAGAACTAGACAACTTTGGCGtggtttggttccctttgcttatttttaagcaagtgtcacatcaatgtttaaatactaattaggagtattaaacgtagactatttacaaaattcattacataagtggaggctaaacggcgagacgaatctattaaacctaattagtccatgatttgacaatgtgttgctacagtaaacatttgctaatgatggattaattaggcttaataggttcgtctcgctgtttagcctccacttatgtaatggattttgtaaatagcctacgtttaatactcctaattagtatctaaatattgatgtgacacttgcttaaaaataagcaaagggaaccaaacgctcCCTTTTTCTCTTTGTATTTGCAGGAGCCATGTGGGTACCGTGGAAAATGAGGAACGACATGGTGTTCAACAACAAAGTTGTCGCTTCGCTAGTGGTGATGGCCCACGAGATGGTGTCGCTCCTTACGCAGTGGAAGCCCCTTGTTAGAGACAAAAACCTGGAGAAAGTGGATGAGATGATCAGCAAGCTGGCTGGTGCATGCTCTAATCTTGCATGAGAAGTTGTCGTGTTATCTTTCTATATGTTCTGGTGGTCTTGTATGTATTTCAGTAACTATCGCTATTGGGCGGGTTTCTATCACGGAGGTGTCTTCTATGCTTCGGGTAGAGGAGAGTTTGAAGAAGGTGGAGTAGAGTTCTGTCTTCTGTTTCTAGATCTGGGTACATGAAGACCCTCTGATTTTTGTAAAGCTGGCAACCCAGCGGTGGACCGACTACCAAATCATGCTTGTTAAGCTTTTAATAAAGCTGGGTATGATTTGCCTTTGGTCTAAAAAATCAACACATACGAGATCGAAGAGCTAGGATTAAGGGATTTTTTAACCGTGCATTTAATTTGACTATCTACGGCCAGCCTGAACAAAATGGGGGACGCAAAAGAAAGAAATCaggcaaacaaaacaaaatgacAAGTCTTCAGTCCTGCAGCACGTTAATTACTTCATTTCAACATCCGTAGAAAAATCAGCCTCGATAGGTCCCGGACCGAACTTTCCAGTCAATTTCCAGTGCAATCGATCGGGTACACTAACGATAAAGATCTTCGCCGTTTCATCCAGTGGCACACACTGGTACTACTAGAAGACTTGCTGACTTTGTCTGTGGTGGTCGATCAACCCTTGCTCGAAGCAAATGCGTATGAGCTGTACATCGCAAAAAATGAATCCACCACCTTCTAGACCATAAGTACGCACCACTTGCAAATATCCAATACAGCCAGGTAAACACGAAATAACCAAACACCAGcttcatactccctccgtcccggtTTCAGTACCAATGTAACATTCAAAAAAAATCCCACAATAAACGCTTAATAGCAATGGGTGCTTATCCGTCCAACATTTCGATCTGCTGTGCACCTGCACGGCTGTACATGTGACTACGTGAGCccatttgttaaaaaaaaaaatatgaaccaCCAATTGGTTGGCCATCCTCCGCTTGAAAAACCTGAAACGTTCTAGCTTCTTCCCCACTGCTCGTTTTGGTTGCTTCCCTGCTGTAGCTGCAGCCCAATCTGACTATTATCTTTTAAATTGAGAGCAGTAATGTCATTTCCTATCATTACTAATTTGCACTTCAAATCCAACAAGTGCACTTATAATGGGACAAAGGGAGTATACAAAGTTACGAAATGTGTGTTCaggagtttttttttgtcttcaCACAAGGTCATACGCCAGAGGATTCGTACAGTGTGCCTGGTTAGTCGCCCACCACCTCCATCTCTTTTTCccagaaaaacaaaacaaagaatGGGCGGAGAAAACTAAAACCACGAGGTGTAGCGTGCAAAACGTCCACGATCCATCTCCAAGCTGGATCCGCAACTGGgaggaggaaaggaaaaaagacCCGTGGAAAACGACCTAACACTAGACGCCGAGATCCGAGCCTTTGCTGGTCAGGTCAGTGTTAGTCCGATAAACATAAACACAAGCTGATAAAACAAGTGCATAAAACGCAGCGTTGACTTGCTATAAAAGCCCCACCACACAAGACCGGCGGCACCTACTCCACATGCAGGGCGCTAGCAGGGGGTGATTAGTTTAATTAACACCCAATTTGGTActcccacacacacacaagcacCTGAATAATCAAAGCCCACAGCACAGATGACGCTAGCCCCTGTGTGTCTTTCTCGCTTTCTCATCTGTCATCTCACCACCCAAACCGACCGGCCGACGACGCAGCGGGACGGGTCGCAGGAGGGACACGCCGCAGACCTGGCCAGCTGGCCCCTGGCTGCATGTGGGTGTGGCCACCCGGCGGCCGGAGCAAAGGAGAacacgcggccgcggcgtcgcaGCCTTGCCACAACAAATGCCACTTGAAGAGACAGTAAAAGCTAAGCGATCGTTTCCACACGCACCACCACACGGCCAGCCGTTTGCGCGTCAGCGCGGCTGGCTCTGCCGCCGAGGACCCGATCGATCGGGTCTCCAAAGTCGCGCGGCCCCTCTGGCCGTTTTGTACGCGCCCGCCGTGTCCTGTTCGGCGCGCCTGTTCTATCCTCCCCCGAACCTGGCTGGCCCAGCCCtggtcctcctcctgctgctgctgcggtggtgccgcctgtggctgtggctgtggctgtggccCAGTGTGCAGTGCAGCGGTCGGTGTGCCACACCCTGCCACGGCAACGGACCGCCGGGCCtcacgaggggtcgggcggggcgggCACCTTTCCTCTCGTTGCCCTGCGTGCTTCGACGCAGTGGGAAACTTCCTGGAACGcggcggtggggtggggggCGTGCCCGGGTGTGGGGGTGTGCTTGACTTCCGTGGCGAGAGAGCGAGACAAAAGCGCTGGGCTCTGCCTGGCTGTTTGGACAGCAGGTAAAGCGGGGCTGAGGTTCCCGTCAAAAGGCAGTATCGATTCAGGGTTTCCATGGCGCGGCATGCAACAAAAGCTGCGCAAGTTAGCTACGCTAGACTGTGCCATTGTCTTTCTGCCTTCTGTGCCTCTCGCCTTCTATCTCTCACCGTACCAAGCGAAACAGTTACAATCTGTTACTACTAGCCACCCAGGGAGTCATGATCTAGAACCAAAACAGGTACTGTAGCTATTGACTGACTACCTCTACTGACTACTGTACAGTGAGTCGAGTACGACGGTACTTCCTCCTGTGTAGCTGGCGTACTTGAAGGTGAAGGAATGTAAGCCGAGAAAAACATGGCGTGCATGCAGTGCAGATGTTTCCGCTCTCGCCTCTCCGACTCTCCGTCCGTCCGAAACCTGCAGCGCTTGCCTCTACGCGGGGTAGATTACCCGTATATACGGTGCACACGCTCAGGCTACATACTCGGCTACTCCGGCCAAAACTCGTACGCAATACAATTATGCAAGTGGCCGTCGGTTGTTGCCATGCCATGCTAGCTGCTTCGCTCATGCAACCATCCAGGTCCAGGCCCTCGCACACTTCCACAGTTCCACTGGCTGGCTCGCCGGCTCTGTTGCTCTACAGGCGCCCGCCAACAATATTTTAGGTCGGCAAGCCAGGCCAAGCCAAAGCCGAGGCCACGCAAGAGAGAGAAACCGGGGGTACCGTACCGGCTTTATCTGTGCAACTTGTACCCACGTTGCCGCGTGCAGATTATTTGTTGTCCTACGACGCCGAGGCCCCCCTGATCCCTCAAGAGCCGTGCCCCGCCGCGGCTCCTCTACCCCGTACGTGTCGCCCGCATGGAAGCCCCCCCTCCGCTGGTGACGGACTGACGGGGCCGGCGCGGCCCGGAGGCCGGCGCATCTGCCGCGCCCCGCATGCGATGCGTGCCGAATTCGAATTGCCCACCTCACCTGAGCGGCTGTGCTTGTGTTTGTGTAGCGAGCGTGTCGTGGTAGTGGTAGTGGTAGTGGTAGTACGATGTCGTCCTGTCTGCGCTCATCAATTTGGACGTAATATGAAGCTGCCGTAGGAAGCAGCATGTAATAGCACGGAATCCTGCCAAGGAGCGGCGAACCGGCTCATGGTTTCCCACAAAACCAGTGTGAGCCGGGAGAAGGGATTGTCGGCAATAGCATGGAATTGATTCCTATTCATTTACTACTTACCATTACTACAGGCGATCTGTCCTGCTGCGAAACCGGCCAACCAGTCACACACCGTCTTTGCCATGGCCGAGGATACAACCGGTGATCAGGCAACATTCCCTTGGATTCTGAAGGCTGGTAAGTGACATGACGATGGCCGGCTTGTTTTTCCATATGCTTCGCGCGCGCGGGGGACGCCGACCAGAGATTCCCGATGGCCGCGCTGAGCTGGAGTCACGTCGTCGGCCCCGGGAAGCAAGgcgttttttttgtttggtttcgaCGCCAATGTGTTGCACATGCCAAAAACTGTATCGTGTTGCGGTGCAAGCGGACGGCGATTAAACAAACGCACAACAAAACAATGCGTATCTGTGTAATAATATACCTATCCACGTATACATCGAGTAAATGTATGTGTATCATCTATGTCAGCGCGCGTGTATATTATGCTACCTACTAGAAACCACCCAAAAACTCTCGTGTCGTCTCTTGTTGCTACATCTATACGTCGGTGCGGtaaggaaagaaggaagagagaggacATGCTGCTTATTGCAACGGACAAACCATTATAtttttggaaaagaaaaaggagagacAACAGTGCACATTGTTTGGTTTCCAGATccgttttttcctttttcctgcGATCCATTGGCGAGCATATCCCTGGCAAAGGCAGGAGGCACTGCTCCTCTTTCCCTGTTGCTGATAAGTTTAGCATATCTATCTACAGAAGATAATGTCAGCGAGCATGCATGCGCCCATGGCCTCTGCCATCAGATTCAGATAGGTCGCCTGCCAGCTACCAGTACCCCGGAGCGGCGGAGCCTTTTGGAACCTCGATTCATGCACGCATCTGTCAATGGGTGTGTAGTGCAGCTGCTGCAAACCATGTCATCGCATCACGTCATGTACATACTCATAGTAGTATGTATCCCAGAAGCTACAAAGTCTGAGGGATACTTGGTAGGGAATAATTGGGTATTGGAACCTGGAAATTTGAATGTCTCTTGAACCGATGCACAAGAAAGTACACACACGGGTTAAGCTTTAGCTATGCTGTTTGgaatgttgctgctgcttctttgtCAGTTGATCATCTTCTAGCCTTCTAGGGCTGTTTTTTCCCCCATGAGTAAGTAGTATACAATTGATGAGAAGATTTACATCAAAGCAAAGCTCTGGACGACGAAATGGAAATTAACGAACGAACCAGCTAAGTGAGACGCCGAGACGGGACTAATTCACCTCGGTGATTGCTACCATCTGAGTTTGGCGATCGAGCTAAACAAAAAGGTACTAGCTAGAGAGAGATCGGTCGCCCGGTAGCATAGCATTAATCTACACTAGTGCCAGCTCTACGAGCTGCTTCTTGAACGCCGCCTGCGGGAGCGCCGCCAGGTCCCTGGCCCTCTTGCACCCGGCCATGGCctccgctggcgccgccgccggggcctgcgccggcgccgacagCAGGTCGACACCGAAGAGGCGGACGGCTTTCGCCACCGGCGCCGAAGATGGCTCCACCTCCACTACGGGGCTTGTCAGGGCGGCGACGTCGCCGTTGGGCCGCAGCCTGCAGGCGATGAAGAGCTTgctgtcggcgccggcggcagccgcggAGCGGTAGAAGCCGACGACATCGCCGGCCTGGAGGCCCTTCTCCTTGACGAAGCGGCTCCAGCCCTTGGTGAGCACGTAGCTCTGGCTGCTGTTCCAGTACGAGTAGCGGAACCGCCACACCTTGCCCCCCGCGTCCTCGAAGTTGAGGAGGACGCCCTtgctctcgccgccggcggacggGAGCTGCAGCGGGAAGTGCTTCTCGGCGTGCTGCTTCGGGATCACCAGCCGGTTCAGCTTGCCCACGTCGCTGGGGGTGACCGTCTTGTCGAACAGGTGCtcccgcgcggcggccgccgcagccgccggagAGGGAGACGGGGAGGAGTGGGCGTTGGCGAGCGCCGAGGGCGTcggcgcggacgcggcggcggcgaaggcgcgcTTGTTCTGGGCGAGCTCGTCGAAGTAGGTGTGCTTTCGGAGCATGTCGACGACCTCGGCCTTGGAGCGTGACACGAGGAagcggagctcggcggcggcgtccgggtcGGCGTCCGCGAGCGGGCGGAAGTTGGTGACGGCGTCGCGGCCGCGGAACCGCTGCGCGGCGACGTcgtaggcgcgcgcggcgtcggtCTCCCCCGcgaaggtgccgagccacacGCGCTGGTGGCGCTCGTAGATCTGCGCGCCCCACCGCCCGTTGGGCTGCGGCACCACGCCCTTGTACCTTGACGACGGCAGCTTCccgcccacgcccacgcccgcgcccgcccccgcggcggccgcggcggccgagtCCGCCTCGGCGCCCGGCTCGGCCGCGTCCACGACCGCGCTGGCGCCGCTGCCCATGCGCTCCAGCGGCGCCCCCGcagaggcggccgcggcggccaaaGCCCTGAGCTTGTCCgtggacgcgccgccgccgccgccgctgctggtgTCGTCCACGAGGCTGCTCGCGCTGTCCATTTCAGTGCAC encodes the following:
- the LOC117854644 gene encoding AP2/ERF and B3 domain-containing protein Os01g0693400 — its product is MDSASSLVDDTSSGGGGGASTDKLRALAAAAASAGAPLERMGSGASAVVDAAEPGAEADSAAAAAAGAGAGVGVGGKLPSSRYKGVVPQPNGRWGAQIYERHQRVWLGTFAGETDAARAYDVAAQRFRGRDAVTNFRPLADADPDAAAELRFLVSRSKAEVVDMLRKHTYFDELAQNKRAFAAAASAPTPSALANAHSSPSPSPAAAAAAAREHLFDKTVTPSDVGKLNRLVIPKQHAEKHFPLQLPSAGGESKGVLLNFEDAGGKVWRFRYSYWNSSQSYVLTKGWSRFVKEKGLQAGDVVGFYRSAAAAGADSKLFIACRLRPNGDVAALTSPVVEVEPSSAPVAKAVRLFGVDLLSAPAQAPAAAPAEAMAGCKRARDLAALPQAAFKKQLVELALV